In the genome of Caenorhabditis elegans chromosome IV, the window ttcaaatcatcatcctgaaaaattcaacaaaaaagattACGAGACAAATATGTTCAAATAATTACTTTATCGATAGaacagaaaactttttcaaaacacatATGATTCAGTTGACacatttcaaatcaatttgaGTAGCCAAACCTCCAAATCCAAAAGATTACGTTTTTGTATGACACTTCCAAGTAAGTCATTTTCGAGTCGTGACATTATCTCTGGGTTTGATAAATCATTCAGTTTTTACCtcgaaaaagctgaaaatcgcgattttcttTCGGAAAAACAaccagaaaattgataatctGAGTGCACATAAATCCGATCAAATGGTGATAAAGAGATCCAAATCCGGCGATAAGTTAAAACCTCCCTCTCTCTTTTCATATCGCCttcaactaaaattttcttatttccgCACTCTATTATATTGCTTTAAGACTAAGATATTACTTCCAACTACATATTGCTCTTCCTAAGAAACacagtttttctaaaaaattaataagtgAGCTGTGTCCAGTGTTTCTCAATTCTCCAATTACTTCGGCATGGTACTTCAACTGAAGGCTTGCATTGAACTTTTAGCGAGTATtcattcgtttttcaaaaatacgatTTCTTTAGCAATGTGAACAGAATATAAAATCGAAACcctacaattttcaaaaaaaaacagtctaatttcagaaaatgttggaaGATCTCTTGTACGAAGTACTTCCAGTCATCGGATTTGCCATAATTGCGAGCTCTGTTTTGATAATTATTGTGATGAgaaaggaaacaaaaaattcactaattttttgctTATGCTTTGCAATTTCAGGTGAGAAATTAAGCATTCCGTTTATAAAATTGTagcaaataatttcagatcttCTCTCTGGAATTGGTACATTGATCGATGGGTTTTACGGAGTTATTGTGACTATTTATGGGAATACTGTTGAAGTAAGTAGTATAGGAAATATGGCTAGTTAAGAACTTCCGATTTTCCAGGCAATATCTCCGTTTGATTGTCTTCTCCGTGCAATTAATGtcccaatatttttaataaccGACTATCTTCATGTTCTACTCCTCGCCGCTTTTGCTATCGACCGACTGATTCAAATTATATTTCCAGTTTcatatggaaaattttattcttattttattaactggaaactttttattcttctcatttttgcaTCTACTGGGCTTTCAGTTCAAGGATGGGTATTTCCGCTCGatgtaatttcaaaagaaatcagaaaaaatgcttggaaaatttaaaatttgcagtCTCGATTCAACAGTTCCGTTCGTGTGATGAGCCAATGCCGTTTTGACGAAGTTGTGGGAGAAGAGTATTATCTGAAACACATTTTAACGGTACAATGGAGTCCAATTATTTGTGTTGGAATtctgtttttgaatattgttcTGTATTGTATCAGACAATCAAAACATAAATGGAGTTACAATTGGTCAGAAGAAGGAAAAACAACCAAACAGGTAAATTTTAAGCagttatttttgtgaaacttaattttcagttattcgCAACAATTTTCATCCGATGTTTTCTCTCTGGACTATCTGTTCATGTACCACTTCTTGTAATTGCCCGTACAACGGAAGGCCACGAACTGATTGCAATTAAGGATCATATTATTCGAGTCTCCTATTGGATTTTCgtcattatttttcagccactgtggcattttttgattctcagctcatttcaatcaaatgtttattcactttttaatCGATACTCGGAGAATACTGAAAGAAAATGGCAAAGTGCAAGTGGGTGATGtccttttattttctttccacgctttttctttttcagatgaTCCACCAGAAGATGGAGCTACTCATTTGGATAGACATGGATCACCCAATCCATTTGGATCTTGGTATTCAATGACTGGAAATATTACTGGAGAAGCGGGGCTTCCGGTTGGAAATGAACGATCTGTCAGCTTCTACTATCAAGAATGAACTCATCTTTTtacttttattaaaaaatatttctgatttaGCATTATCTGAAACATCCGGTGTTTAAAAgcatttcttccaattttctaaCAGCATTTATCCTGCATCTGCATTTTAACacaatttcatgaaaattgtaaataaatatttacttATCTACTTTCCAGCAAAGTTCAATTCGTAAAACAACATCGACTTTTTCGAAAGTAAAACCTTATGGTTCCTATATTAAATCTCCTCCCTGTGAGCTtataaagatttaaaaatttgtttctaaaaatgagTTGCGTTGACGGAAGGGATAATCAAGATAGAAGTGGGCGaatcaagaaaaaaggaaTCATATGTTTGACCTGCTTGGAGGATAATGTTTAAAGAGCAGAGCACACGGGCTTGATAAACATACAGAAAACGAGCCGATGGATTGTGCAATGAAAAACCAGTGAAATTGAGAATGAGGTAATGGATAAATGTCAAACAAGTCAGACAAAGTGTCTATATATTACACAATGTAAaacattaatttgaaaaaatgtatatttagGGTGGTTGAaacatgttaaaaaattaatttgtttactgctagaaacagaaacaaaaacatttttcaagttttgttcAAAGTATTCgcaatttcaaattacttAGCCAGATCATTTTGAAATCTCAATTAGCTGAACCGGTCATTGAAAGTTTCATCCGTTCAGTGCTCATCGCCGTTCATTTTCCCTCTCTGCCttttcccaacaaaaaaaaacaagtcgTTACATTGATTATCCTTGTCTAGGCGGGTGGTAGGTTGTGCGCAGTCTGTCTCTCACCAGCGCGGGAGCTCACCGGGAGACGCAAAAAGTTTGCTCAAGCTCTCCAAAATCCTTTGGCTTTTCATCATCGCACCACACCTTACATCGTACGCATCGCTTGAGATTCAATTAtctgttcagttttttttcccaacttcttaaaaatcataatttcatCTTCTCGTCattctttgcattttttctgattttttgttctctCGGAAGAATCAGTGAAAGGCGAACTTCCCAAGGGCGACGACAACACCTGTAAGAGgacaataaaaaagaaaatagaagcAGAAGAGAATAGAACTAACGGAGGCGATGAAGGCGACGAGCACCAGATGTTGAAAGTTTTGGTGTACACTTCGAAGAGCATTGGGATGCTCCGATGTTTCATCCGAGGAACGAACTCTTCTCTTCAGacctttctaatttttattattgattttcgaaatttccagttCTGATTATTTGATTCCTGTTTGAGGTTGTTAGTACTAATCAGAAacatccaaatttttgaaaattagttcaaTTTCCTTCAGGATGAAGACATATTTGTTGTATCACAcaaacggtaatttttttttgaaaataaaaaagaaagtttaagttattgttttaactttttaaaattataccGAACGACTACAGTAgaaccaaaaattgaacagttttttgaaagcgCAAAATATTAAACTAATGATAAAAAGTAATAACTTTTGGGTGTTTGAGCAATACCTtcgacttttttaattttcataaaatttcagtgtgGATGATTCAGTGTGAGACAACAAATATGCCAAatcaagttatttttaaaacagttttttgaaagaatgaactatcgaattttaaaatggaaCTCAAAATGAATGTGAATCACAAGGAGTAATTGGAGAAGCCGGGTGAACTGtataaatttgagattttacaccaaaaaaaaatttgaaaaaaataaactcgTTCAACTAATCAGAT includes:
- the srtx-1 gene encoding G-protein coupled receptors family 1 profile domain-containing protein (Partially confirmed by transcript evidence), translating into MLEDLLYEVLPVIGFAIIASSVLIIIVMRKETKNSLIFCLCFAISDLLSGIGTLIDGFYGVIVTIYGNTVEAISPFDCLLRAINVPIFLITDYLHVLLLAAFAIDRLIQIIFPVSYGKFYSYFINWKLFILLIFASTGLSVQGWVFPLDSRFNSSVRVMSQCRFDEVVGEEYYLKHILTVQWSPIICVGILFLNIVLYCIRQSKHKWSYNWSEEGKTTKQLFATIFIRCFLSGLSVHVPLLVIARTTEGHELIAIKDHIIRVSYWIFVIIFQPLWHFLILSSFQSNVYSLFNRYSENTERKWQSANDPPEDGATHLDRHGSPNPFGSWYSMTGNITGEAGLPVGNERSVSFYYQE